A window from Leguminivora glycinivorella isolate SPB_JAAS2020 chromosome 16, LegGlyc_1.1, whole genome shotgun sequence encodes these proteins:
- the LOC125234362 gene encoding actin-related protein 3, producing MGDHLPACVIDVGTGYTKLGFAGNKEPQFIIPSAIAIKETAKVGDQSTRRMTKAVEDLDFFIGDEAFDATGYSVKYPVRHGLVEDWDLMERYIEQCIFKYLRAEPEDHHFLLTEPPLNTPENREYLAEIMFESFNVPGLYIAVQAVLALAASWKSRASAERTFTGIVVDSGDGVTHIVPVAEGYVIGSCIKHIPIAGRNITSFIQSLLREREVGIPPEQSLETAKAIKERYSYICPDIAKEFAKYDSDPAKWMKKYTGTNAITKNPFSVDVGYERFLGPEIFFHPEFSNADFTVPLNEMVDEVIQNCPIDVRRGLYGNIVLSGGSTMFRDFGRRLQRDIKRTVDARLKLSTMLSEGRITPKPIDVQVISHNMQRYAVWFGGSMLGSTPEFYQVCHTKQAYMEYGPSICRHNPVFGTMT from the coding sequence ATGGGAGACCATTTACCTGCTTGTGTTATCGATGTTGGTACCGGGTACACTAAGCTGGGGTTCGCCGGCAACAAGGAACCTCAGTTTATCATTCCGTCAGCCATAGCGATAAAGGAAACGGCGAAAGTCGGCGATCAGAGTACCAGGCGCATGACGAAAGCGGTTGAGGACTTGGATTTCTTCATCGGCGATGAAGCGTTCGACGCGACGGGGTACTCGGTGAAGTATCCCGTGCGACACGGGCTCGTCGAGGACTGGGACCTCATGGAGCGTTACATAGAGCAATGCATCTTTAAGTATCTCCGCGCTGAGCCTGAAGATCATCATTTCCTGCTCACCGAGCCACCGCTAAATACGCCGGAGAACCGTGAATATCTGGCGGAGATTATGTTTGAATCATTTAATGTGCCGGGATTGTATATCGCCGTTCAAGCGGTGTTAGCGCTCGCTGCGTCGTGGAAGTCGCGTGCTTCAGCCGAACGCACTTTCACGGGTATAGTAGTCGATAGCGGCGACGGTGTCACCCACATAGTGCCTGTAGCTGAAGGATATGTCATTGGATCCTGTATCAAACACATCCCTATAGCTGGAAGGAACATTACCTCATTCATCCAGTCACTCCTGCGTGAGCGCGAGGTTGGTATCCCACCGGAACAGAGCTTAGAAACAGCAAAAGCTATCAAGGAAAGATACAGCTACATTTGCCCTGATATTGCCAAAGAGTTTGCCAAATATGATAGTGACCCAGCAAAGTGGATGAAGAAGTACACAGGTACTAATGCTATTACTAAGAATCCGTTTAGTGTAGATGTTGGTTACGAGAGATTCCTGGGACCAGAGATTTTCTTCCACCCTGAGTTTTCTAATGCAGACTTCACTGTGCCATTGAACGAGATGGTGGATGAGGTGATTCAGAATTGCCCTATAGATGTGAGGAGAGGTCTGTATGGAAACATTGTGTTGTCAGGTGGCTCAACCATGTTCCGTGACTTTGGTAGAAGACTGCAGCGTGACATTAAGCGCACAGTTGATGCAAGACTGAAACTCTCGACTATGCTCTCTGAGGGTCGGATTACACCTAAGCCTATTGATGTGCAGGTGATCTCTCACAACATGCAGAGATATGCGGTCTGGTTTGGAGGAAGTATGCTGGGATCAACCCCAGAGTTCTACCAGGTGTGCCACACTAAGCAGGCTTACATGGAGTATGGCCCGAGCATTTGCAGGCACAACCCGGTCTTCGGAACCATGACATAA